Proteins co-encoded in one Opitutus terrae PB90-1 genomic window:
- the hemN gene encoding oxygen-independent coproporphyrinogen III oxidase, with protein sequence MISPHEPTAAPVPPSPINLDLVRKYSVPGPRYTSYPPATQFTPELGSLALEEAIAEDNTPDAGPLSLYFHLPFCETRCWFCGCTTVVTRRRESAAEYLDWLGQEMRLTAARMNRARPVTQIHLGGGTPTFFPPDELRRLGTMIRELFTVSPDVEFSVEVDPRRLTFDHVAALREIGARRASLGVQDTNPEVQLAIHRVQPQAQNQRAVEWLREAGFNSINVDLIHGLPLQTATSFGHTIDDVLTLQPERLVVFSYAHVPWIKPAQRIFDDRGQLPSAEEKLGMFALAHARLTAAGYVDIGLDHFARPDDELAIAQRSGTLHRNFQGYSTHAGASLYAFGMSSISSTPTTYRQNHKTLPAWRDAIVAGQLPIERGLRLSLEDRRRRTIIMKIMCDRRLDYAALSQVFGFNFSERYAAILGSMSDLEADGLIERTGQALTVKPVGVPLLRVIAMRFDEYLAAAAGEQRHSKTI encoded by the coding sequence ATGATCTCACCACACGAACCCACCGCCGCACCGGTGCCCCCTTCCCCCATCAACCTCGACCTAGTCCGCAAATACTCGGTCCCGGGCCCACGCTACACCTCGTACCCGCCGGCCACGCAGTTTACTCCGGAGCTGGGTTCGCTCGCGCTCGAAGAGGCCATCGCCGAGGACAATACGCCGGATGCCGGGCCGCTCTCGCTCTATTTCCACCTGCCGTTTTGCGAAACCCGTTGCTGGTTCTGCGGCTGCACCACGGTCGTCACGCGCCGGCGTGAGTCCGCTGCGGAATACCTCGACTGGCTCGGCCAGGAAATGCGCCTCACCGCGGCGCGCATGAACCGCGCGCGGCCGGTCACGCAGATTCACCTCGGCGGCGGCACGCCGACGTTTTTTCCACCCGACGAGCTGCGCCGGCTCGGCACGATGATCCGCGAGCTCTTCACGGTGTCACCGGATGTCGAATTCAGCGTCGAGGTCGATCCTCGCCGGCTGACGTTCGACCACGTGGCCGCCCTGCGTGAGATCGGTGCACGCCGCGCGTCGCTCGGCGTGCAGGACACCAATCCCGAGGTGCAGCTGGCGATTCACCGCGTCCAGCCCCAAGCGCAGAACCAGCGCGCCGTCGAGTGGCTGCGCGAGGCGGGTTTCAATTCGATCAATGTCGACCTGATCCACGGCCTTCCGCTGCAGACCGCCACATCGTTCGGCCACACGATCGACGACGTGCTCACGCTACAGCCCGAGCGGCTGGTGGTATTCAGCTATGCGCACGTGCCGTGGATCAAACCGGCGCAGCGGATCTTCGACGATCGCGGGCAGTTGCCCAGCGCCGAGGAAAAACTCGGGATGTTCGCCCTGGCGCACGCCCGACTCACGGCCGCAGGTTATGTCGACATCGGGCTCGATCACTTTGCCCGGCCGGATGACGAACTCGCCATCGCGCAGCGCTCCGGCACGCTGCACCGCAACTTCCAAGGTTACAGCACGCACGCCGGCGCTTCCCTCTACGCTTTCGGCATGTCGTCCATCTCGTCGACGCCGACGACCTACCGGCAGAACCACAAGACGCTGCCGGCTTGGCGCGATGCGATCGTCGCCGGCCAGCTCCCGATCGAGCGCGGACTGCGGCTCTCGCTGGAGGACCGCCGCCGCCGCACGATCATCATGAAGATCATGTGTGACCGCCGGCTCGACTACGCCGCCCTCTCGCAGGTGTTCGGGTTCAATTTCAGCGAACGCTACGCCGCGATCCTCGGCTCGATGTCCGACCTCGAAGCCGATGGTTTGATCGAGCGCACGGGCCAGGCGCTTACTGTCAAGCCCGTGGGCGTGCCGCTGCTGCGCGTGATTGCGATGAGGTTCGATGAGTATCTGGCCGCTGCGGCCGGCGAGCAGCGACACTCGAAGACGATCTGA
- a CDS encoding 6-pyruvoyl trahydropterin synthase family protein yields MPFRIAKSFTVESGHLLTKHPGSCRFPHGHSRTIEIIVTSDQLDAADMVCDFKALKAAATDAVHRFDHTFALNTADPRFAELRAAYGDHVVAFPDTDPTTEVLAREIFQQVRAKLQVPGVRLERVRVTETATSWAEYWE; encoded by the coding sequence ATGCCTTTTCGCATCGCCAAGTCCTTCACCGTCGAAAGCGGCCATCTGCTCACCAAGCATCCCGGCTCCTGCCGGTTCCCGCACGGACACAGCCGCACGATCGAAATCATCGTGACCAGCGACCAGCTGGATGCCGCCGACATGGTGTGCGATTTCAAGGCGCTCAAAGCCGCCGCGACCGACGCGGTCCACCGTTTCGACCACACCTTCGCGCTCAACACGGCCGATCCGCGTTTTGCGGAGCTGCGCGCCGCGTATGGCGACCATGTCGTCGCGTTCCCCGACACGGATCCGACGACGGAGGTGCTCGCCCGCGAAATCTTTCAGCAGGTGCGGGCCAAGCTGCAGGTGCCCGGTGTCCGACTCGAGCGAGTTCGCGTCACCGAAACCGCGACCAGCTGGGCGGAGTATTGGGAGTAG
- the sufU gene encoding Fe-S cluster assembly sulfur transfer protein SufU has translation MSADLSELYQQVILDHNKRPRNRGTLPKANRVAHGDNPSCGDQCSVYLRLDGDRIADISFDGSGCAISQASASLMTTQLKGKTAGEAEQLFKQFHDIVTSGQAPEEISDLAAFAGVHAFPARIKCATLGWHAALNALHGDPAEATTESHND, from the coding sequence ATGTCAGCTGATCTCTCCGAACTGTATCAACAGGTCATCCTCGACCACAACAAGCGCCCCCGCAACCGCGGCACGCTGCCCAAGGCGAACCGCGTGGCCCATGGCGATAATCCTTCCTGCGGCGACCAGTGCAGCGTCTATCTCCGACTGGACGGCGATCGCATCGCCGACATCAGCTTCGATGGTTCCGGTTGCGCGATCTCGCAGGCCAGCGCCTCGTTGATGACGACACAGCTGAAAGGCAAGACCGCGGGCGAGGCCGAGCAGTTGTTCAAACAGTTCCACGACATCGTGACCAGCGGCCAGGCGCCGGAGGAGATCAGCGATCTCGCGGCGTTTGCCGGCGTGCATGCCTTCCCCGCGCGGATCAAATGCGCAACGCTTGGCTGGCATGCGGCGCTCAACGCGCTCCACGGCGATCCCGCCGAGGCGACGACGGAGAGCCACAACGACTGA
- a CDS encoding aminotransferase class V-fold PLP-dependent enzyme, whose translation MPSWSTVRDDFPILHQQVHGKPLVYLDNAATTQKPRSVIDALVHYYERDNANVHRGLHALSTRATDAYEGARARIARFLNAADPAEIIFTRGTTESVNVVARSLAHVLKPGDVILSTEMEHHSNLVPWQQLARATGAKLRFVPIVGADAEGGLDLAALDRLLTPEVKVFAFTHLSNTLGTINPIAELCARARAIGALTVIDAAQSGGHAPLDVRALGCDYLVLSGHKMCGPTGIGVLYGKRELLDRLTPTETGGGMVVTVHYEDATWKPSPERFEAGTPNIAGAIGLAAACDYLDALGRDAIARHDHELGRLAYEKLAELPGIRLIGPRDGRSGVVSFAFEGVHAHDVVTFADEDGIALRGGHHCNQPLMRKLGLTSTTRASFYLYNTPEEIDALVASLRKILKFFGVS comes from the coding sequence ATGCCCTCCTGGTCCACCGTCCGTGACGATTTTCCGATCCTGCATCAGCAGGTTCACGGAAAGCCGTTGGTCTATCTCGACAACGCCGCCACGACGCAGAAGCCGCGCAGCGTGATCGATGCGCTCGTGCACTACTACGAGCGCGACAACGCCAACGTGCACCGCGGGCTGCACGCGCTATCCACCCGCGCTACCGATGCCTACGAAGGCGCCCGCGCGCGCATCGCCCGGTTTCTCAACGCCGCCGATCCCGCGGAAATCATTTTTACGCGCGGCACCACGGAGAGCGTCAACGTCGTCGCCCGCAGCTTGGCGCACGTGCTGAAGCCCGGCGACGTGATTCTTTCCACGGAGATGGAGCATCACTCCAACCTCGTGCCCTGGCAGCAGCTCGCGCGGGCCACCGGCGCGAAGCTCCGGTTCGTGCCGATCGTCGGCGCGGACGCCGAGGGCGGACTCGATCTCGCTGCCCTCGACCGGCTGCTTACGCCGGAGGTCAAGGTCTTCGCGTTCACGCACCTATCCAACACGCTGGGCACGATCAATCCCATCGCTGAACTCTGCGCCCGCGCACGCGCAATCGGCGCGCTCACGGTGATCGACGCCGCGCAATCCGGCGGACACGCCCCGCTCGATGTGCGGGCGCTCGGGTGCGACTACCTCGTGCTGTCCGGCCACAAGATGTGCGGTCCGACCGGCATCGGCGTGCTTTACGGAAAACGCGAACTGCTGGACCGGCTCACGCCCACCGAAACCGGCGGAGGAATGGTCGTGACGGTTCACTACGAAGACGCCACGTGGAAGCCATCACCCGAACGGTTCGAGGCCGGCACGCCGAACATCGCCGGCGCCATCGGACTCGCCGCGGCGTGCGACTACCTCGACGCGCTCGGTCGCGACGCGATTGCGCGGCATGACCACGAACTCGGCCGGCTCGCTTACGAGAAGCTCGCCGAACTGCCAGGCATCCGGTTGATCGGACCACGCGACGGTCGGAGCGGCGTGGTGAGCTTCGCGTTCGAAGGCGTGCATGCCCACGACGTGGTGACGTTCGCCGACGAGGATGGCATCGCACTGCGCGGCGGGCATCACTGCAACCAGCCATTGATGCGCAAGCTGGGCCTCACCAGTACCACGCGGGCGAGCTTTTATCTCTACAACACGCCCGAGGAAATCGACGCGCTGGTCGCGAGTCTGCGCAAGATCCTGAAGTTCTTCGGCGTGAGCTGA
- the nifJ gene encoding pyruvate:ferredoxin (flavodoxin) oxidoreductase, translated as MNTNGRKTTFKILDGNEAAASVAYRLNELIAIYPITPSSPMAEYCDEWAAAGKKNLWGEIPRIVEMQSEGGAAGAVHGGLLGGALTTTFTASQGLLLMVPNLYKIAGELLPLTIHVSARALAAQGLSIFGDQADVMACRATGCALLCSNSTQEAHDFALIAIAASYRSRVPFIHFFDGFRTSHEVQKITTISDDEIRAVIDEKDIAAFRARMMTPDKPTLRGTAQNPDVNFQGREAVNRFYDALPTIVQETMDRFAAVTGRAYKLFDYHGHPEAERVAIAMGSGVETLCETADWLAAKGEKVGVIAVRLFLPFHVKSFMAALPKTVKAIAVLDRTKEPGALGEPLYQTVITALAEARSELAGSPRVVGGRYGLGSKEFTPAMVRAVFENLSRWEPKNHFTVGIIDDVTGTSLPFDAEWDIEADDVRRCVFVGLGADGTVGANKNSIKIIGEQTDFYAQGYFVYDSKKSGSVTTSHLRFGPRPVHAPYLIRQGGFVACSQFSFVGRTEVLGYAKPGATVLLNSPYSPEQTWKVLPREWQSTLISKKLRLFVIDATKVAHDSGMGRRTNTVLQTCFFALSGVLPQDEAIAHIKKAITKTYGRKGEKVVQMNHAAVDAALAGLFEVKIPAAPETEAVATVPPAYADAPEFVRQVTAKLLANEGDLMPVSAIPLDGCWPTGTARFEKRNIALEIPVWDPAICIQCNKCAMVCPHAAIRPKFFDPAELAKAPEGFQSVPFKSTEFAGRHYTLQVAAEDCTGCSICVQVCPAKDKTNPKHKAIDMTPQAPLLAKARRDWDFFTKLPDPDRTKIDVSTVKNAQFLTPLFEFSGACAGCGETPYIKLITQLFGDRMVVGNATGCSSIYGGNLPTTPYCSDHHGRGPTWANSLFEDNAEFGLGLHLAVEQRARTAKEMLNRLAPKLDAGLVQSLLSADQSNEAGIAAQRERVAQLKDALRAMDSFEAKRLAFLADDLVKKCTWIFGGDGWAYDIGYGGLDHVLASGANVKVLVLDTEVYSNTGGQSSKATPMGAVAKFAASGKAIAKKDLALIAMQYGHVYVARVAFGAKDSQTLQAIREAEAYNGPALIIAYSHCIAHGFPLEHGLEQQKLAVDTGYWPLFRYDPRLAAKGEVPLKLDSPAPKTELAKFMANETRFGILRNVAPARAEELATQAQAQVRQHYALYQHLASPAHTNGNGHAPAAAVPAPKPVTPPKPSAS; from the coding sequence ATGAATACCAACGGCCGCAAGACCACTTTTAAGATTCTCGACGGCAACGAGGCGGCAGCCTCCGTTGCTTACCGGCTCAACGAGCTGATCGCGATTTACCCGATCACCCCGTCGTCTCCGATGGCGGAATATTGCGACGAATGGGCCGCAGCTGGAAAGAAGAACCTCTGGGGCGAGATCCCGCGCATCGTCGAGATGCAGTCCGAAGGCGGCGCCGCGGGTGCCGTGCACGGCGGATTGCTGGGCGGCGCGCTCACCACGACGTTCACTGCATCGCAGGGCCTCCTGCTGATGGTTCCCAACCTCTACAAGATCGCGGGCGAGCTGCTGCCGCTCACGATCCATGTCAGCGCCCGCGCGCTCGCCGCGCAGGGTCTCTCGATCTTCGGCGACCAGGCCGACGTCATGGCCTGCCGCGCCACGGGTTGCGCGCTGCTGTGCAGCAACTCGACGCAGGAAGCGCACGACTTCGCGCTGATCGCCATCGCCGCGAGCTATCGCAGCCGGGTGCCGTTCATTCACTTCTTCGACGGCTTCCGCACCTCGCACGAGGTGCAGAAGATCACCACCATCTCCGATGACGAGATTCGCGCGGTCATCGACGAGAAGGATATCGCCGCGTTCCGCGCGCGGATGATGACGCCCGACAAGCCGACGCTGCGCGGCACCGCCCAGAACCCGGACGTGAACTTCCAGGGTCGCGAGGCCGTGAACCGGTTCTACGACGCCCTCCCCACCATCGTGCAGGAAACGATGGATCGTTTCGCCGCGGTCACCGGCCGCGCCTACAAACTCTTCGACTACCACGGTCATCCCGAAGCCGAGCGCGTCGCGATCGCGATGGGCAGCGGCGTGGAGACGCTCTGCGAGACGGCCGACTGGCTGGCCGCCAAGGGCGAGAAGGTCGGCGTGATCGCCGTCCGCCTGTTCCTCCCCTTCCATGTGAAGTCCTTCATGGCCGCGTTGCCGAAGACGGTGAAAGCCATCGCGGTGCTCGATCGCACGAAGGAGCCGGGCGCGCTCGGCGAGCCGCTCTACCAGACCGTCATCACCGCGCTGGCCGAAGCCCGCTCCGAGCTCGCGGGTTCGCCGCGCGTCGTCGGCGGCCGCTACGGCCTCGGCTCGAAGGAATTCACGCCCGCCATGGTGCGCGCGGTCTTCGAGAACCTCTCGCGCTGGGAGCCGAAGAATCATTTCACGGTCGGCATCATCGATGACGTCACCGGCACCTCGCTGCCGTTCGACGCCGAGTGGGACATCGAAGCCGACGACGTTCGCCGCTGCGTGTTCGTTGGACTCGGCGCTGACGGCACGGTCGGCGCGAACAAGAATTCGATCAAGATCATCGGCGAACAGACGGATTTCTACGCGCAGGGCTACTTCGTCTACGACTCGAAGAAGTCCGGCTCGGTCACGACGTCGCACCTGCGGTTCGGCCCGCGGCCGGTGCACGCGCCGTATCTCATCCGGCAGGGCGGCTTCGTCGCCTGCAGTCAGTTCAGCTTTGTCGGACGCACCGAAGTGCTCGGCTACGCCAAGCCCGGCGCCACCGTGCTGCTCAACTCGCCCTACTCGCCCGAGCAAACCTGGAAGGTCCTCCCGCGCGAATGGCAGTCGACGCTCATCAGCAAGAAGCTCCGGCTGTTCGTGATCGACGCGACGAAGGTTGCGCACGACAGCGGCATGGGCCGTCGCACCAACACGGTGTTGCAGACCTGCTTCTTCGCACTCTCCGGCGTGCTCCCGCAGGACGAGGCGATCGCCCACATCAAGAAGGCCATCACCAAGACCTACGGCCGCAAGGGCGAGAAGGTCGTGCAGATGAACCATGCCGCGGTTGACGCCGCGCTCGCCGGACTCTTCGAGGTGAAGATTCCCGCCGCGCCGGAAACCGAGGCGGTTGCCACCGTGCCTCCGGCCTACGCCGACGCGCCGGAATTCGTCCGCCAGGTCACCGCCAAGCTGCTCGCCAACGAAGGCGATCTCATGCCGGTCAGCGCCATCCCGCTCGACGGCTGCTGGCCGACGGGCACCGCGCGGTTCGAGAAACGCAACATCGCGCTCGAGATTCCCGTCTGGGACCCGGCGATCTGCATCCAGTGCAACAAGTGCGCGATGGTTTGCCCGCACGCCGCGATCCGCCCGAAGTTCTTCGATCCGGCCGAGCTGGCCAAAGCCCCCGAGGGCTTCCAGTCCGTGCCGTTCAAATCCACCGAGTTCGCCGGCCGGCACTACACGCTGCAGGTCGCCGCGGAAGATTGCACCGGCTGCTCGATCTGCGTGCAGGTCTGCCCGGCCAAGGACAAGACCAATCCGAAACACAAGGCGATCGACATGACGCCGCAGGCCCCGCTGCTCGCGAAGGCCCGCCGGGATTGGGACTTCTTCACCAAGCTGCCTGATCCGGACCGCACCAAGATCGACGTTTCGACGGTCAAGAACGCGCAGTTCCTCACGCCGCTGTTCGAATTCTCCGGCGCGTGCGCCGGTTGCGGCGAGACGCCTTACATCAAGCTCATCACGCAGCTGTTCGGCGACCGCATGGTCGTCGGCAACGCGACGGGCTGTTCCTCGATCTACGGTGGCAACCTGCCGACCACGCCTTACTGCAGCGATCACCACGGCCGCGGTCCGACCTGGGCCAACTCGCTCTTCGAGGACAACGCCGAGTTCGGTCTCGGCCTGCACCTCGCGGTCGAGCAGCGCGCCCGCACCGCGAAGGAGATGCTCAACCGGCTCGCGCCGAAACTCGACGCCGGGCTCGTGCAGTCGCTCCTCAGCGCCGACCAATCGAACGAAGCTGGCATCGCCGCGCAGCGCGAACGCGTCGCCCAGTTGAAGGATGCCCTCCGTGCGATGGACAGCTTCGAGGCCAAGCGGCTCGCGTTCCTCGCGGACGATCTCGTCAAGAAATGCACGTGGATCTTCGGCGGTGACGGCTGGGCTTACGATATTGGCTACGGCGGACTGGATCACGTCCTCGCCTCCGGCGCGAACGTCAAGGTGCTGGTCCTCGACACCGAGGTTTATTCCAACACCGGTGGCCAGTCCTCGAAGGCCACGCCGATGGGCGCGGTCGCGAAGTTCGCCGCTTCCGGCAAGGCGATCGCCAAGAAGGATCTCGCGCTGATCGCGATGCAATACGGCCACGTCTACGTCGCGCGCGTCGCCTTCGGCGCCAAGGACAGCCAAACGCTGCAGGCGATCCGCGAAGCCGAGGCCTACAACGGCCCCGCGCTGATCATCGCCTACTCGCACTGCATCGCGCACGGCTTCCCGCTGGAGCACGGACTCGAGCAGCAGAAGCTCGCGGTGGACACCGGCTACTGGCCGCTCTTCCGCTACGACCCGCGACTGGCGGCCAAGGGCGAAGTGCCGCTCAAGCTGGACTCCCCGGCGCCAAAGACGGAGCTCGCCAAGTTCATGGCCAACGAGACGCGGTTCGGCATTCTCCGCAATGTCGCCCCGGCTCGCGCCGAGGAACTCGCGACGCAGGCCCAGGCCCAGGTGCGGCAGCACTATGCGCTGTATCAGCATCTCGCCTCGCCGGCGCACACCAACGGCAACGGCCACGCGCCGGCCGCCGCGGTGCCCGCGCCCAAGCCGGTGACGCCGCCGAAGCCTTCCGCTTCCTAA
- a CDS encoding dihydroorotate dehydrogenase-like protein: MQLNLATTYLGLPLRNPLIVGASPFSDDLEAARQLQEAGAAALVMRSLFEEQIDLEQRALNRDLEALTESFAEASSFFPEYGEYQLTPDRYLRQIELLTSELDIPIIASLNGRHPGGWLDYARKFEAAGADAIELNFYQLVTDPKVSGDEIEDELIETLRSVVTAVRIPVAVKLSPFHTSLPHFTQALRQAGAAGLVLFNRLYQPDFDVDALEVQPTLRLSDPGELLLRLRWLAILSPNHLGSLAASGGVHSGTDVAKAVLAGADAVQIVSAVLRQGPAVLKTLLQDFETWMRTHEYTHVGEFRGGLNLRHCPDPAALERANYQRILQTWKI; encoded by the coding sequence ATGCAACTCAACCTCGCGACGACCTACCTCGGACTCCCGCTGCGCAATCCACTCATCGTGGGGGCGTCTCCCTTCTCTGACGATCTCGAGGCCGCCCGGCAGCTGCAGGAAGCCGGTGCCGCCGCCCTCGTGATGCGCTCGCTCTTCGAGGAGCAGATCGACCTCGAACAGCGCGCGCTCAACCGCGATCTCGAGGCGCTGACCGAGAGCTTCGCCGAGGCGAGCTCGTTCTTCCCGGAATACGGCGAATACCAGCTCACGCCCGACCGTTATCTGCGCCAGATCGAGCTGCTCACCAGCGAGCTCGACATTCCCATCATCGCCTCGCTCAACGGCCGGCACCCCGGCGGCTGGCTCGACTACGCGCGCAAGTTCGAAGCCGCCGGCGCCGACGCGATCGAGCTCAATTTCTACCAACTCGTCACTGACCCGAAGGTCTCCGGCGACGAGATCGAGGACGAGTTGATCGAGACGCTCCGCAGCGTCGTCACGGCCGTCCGCATTCCCGTCGCGGTGAAGCTCTCTCCTTTTCACACCTCGTTGCCGCATTTCACCCAAGCCCTGCGCCAGGCGGGTGCCGCCGGACTCGTGCTGTTCAACCGGCTCTATCAACCCGACTTCGACGTCGACGCGCTCGAAGTGCAGCCCACGCTGCGGCTCTCCGATCCGGGCGAGTTGCTCCTGCGGTTGCGCTGGCTCGCGATCCTGTCGCCCAATCACCTGGGTTCGCTGGCGGCCAGTGGCGGCGTGCATTCGGGCACGGATGTCGCGAAAGCGGTGCTCGCCGGCGCCGATGCCGTGCAGATCGTGTCGGCGGTCCTTCGCCAGGGCCCGGCCGTGCTGAAGACGCTGCTGCAGGATTTTGAGACTTGGATGCGTACGCACGAGTACACGCATGTCGGCGAATTCCGCGGCGGACTCAACTTGCGGCACTGCCCCGATCCGGCGGCACTCGAGCGCGCAAACTATCAGCGCATTCTCCAGACGTGGAAGATCTGA
- a CDS encoding response regulator transcription factor: MNTLERILIVDDDPMVRAVVGSCLVRQGYRVLEAADGEQAMERIVREKPALVVLDIEMPRVGGLAVLSRLRESGNLTPVLIVSSRSHVDDRVNGLSLGADDYLTKPFNQEELLARIRALLRRQAATETPIQRLQFGDVEVALDKRTAVCKGRTTRLSRTECAILDLLARYAGTPVSRERLFDLVWGYTYLPETRTLDTHVWRLRKKIGDTGEEPRWIKNVPGVGYQLDCSEPAAPSSV; the protein is encoded by the coding sequence GTGAATACCCTCGAACGCATTCTGATCGTTGACGATGATCCCATGGTCCGCGCCGTGGTCGGCTCCTGCCTGGTGCGCCAAGGCTACCGCGTGCTGGAAGCGGCCGACGGGGAACAGGCGATGGAGCGGATCGTGCGGGAGAAACCGGCGCTCGTCGTGCTCGACATCGAAATGCCGCGCGTCGGCGGGCTCGCCGTCCTGAGCCGGTTGCGCGAATCCGGCAATCTCACGCCCGTGCTGATCGTCTCGAGTCGCAGCCACGTGGATGATCGCGTGAACGGGCTCTCGTTGGGCGCGGACGATTATCTGACGAAGCCCTTCAACCAGGAGGAACTTCTGGCGCGGATTCGCGCGTTGCTCCGCCGCCAAGCAGCGACGGAAACGCCGATCCAGCGGCTGCAGTTCGGCGACGTCGAAGTGGCTTTGGACAAACGAACGGCGGTCTGCAAGGGCCGCACCACCCGGCTGTCGCGCACGGAGTGCGCGATCCTCGATCTGCTTGCGCGCTACGCGGGCACGCCGGTCAGTCGCGAGCGGCTGTTCGATCTCGTGTGGGGCTACACCTATTTGCCCGAAACGCGCACCCTCGACACGCACGTGTGGCGGCTGCGCAAAAAGATCGGGGACACGGGTGAGGAACCACGCTGGATCAAAAACGTGCCCGGCGTCGGCTATCAGCTCGATTGCAGCGAGCCAGCGGCACCGTCGAGCGTCTAG